One window of the Haloarcula halobia genome contains the following:
- the ileS gene encoding isoleucine--tRNA ligase, which translates to MERFAAVDDQYDPEDVENDVFEYWDDVDAYEQTKAHREDGETYFFVDGPPYTSGAAHMGTTWNKTLKDLYIRYLRMRGYDVTDRPGYDMHGLPIETKVEERLDFENKKDIEAFGEENFIDECKAFAEEQLEGLQRDFQDFGVWMDWDDPYKTVNPEYMEAAWWGFQRAHERGLVEQGMRSINQCPRCETAIANNEVERSEVGKPSIYVKFPLADREGNLVIWTTTPWTIPANTFVAVDGDVTYQGVRAEKDGESEVIYVAEPRVEEVLKTGRYDDYEVVEEVTGEEMVGWTYDHPLAEEVPAHASGEGALQVYTADYVDAEDQTGLVHSAPGHGEEDFERGQELGLEVFCPVGSDGVYTAEGGAYEGTFVRDANDDVIADLDDHGHLLASESGYTVNEGHCWRCDTGIVRIVTDQWFITITDIKDELLANIEDSEWYPQWARDNRFRDFVEDAPDWNVSRQRYWGIPIPIWTPEGSADSSANGGGDAAGGWNGSMDDVVVVGDREELAERVDQDIDPESVDLHKGTVDELTITEDGTTYTRVPDVFDVWLDSSVATWGTLDYPQETEAFEELWPADLIMEAHDQTRGWFWSQLGMSTAAMGEIPYKQVLMHGYANMPDGRGMSKSKGILVDPHDVIEKHGRDPMRLFLLSVTAQGEDMNFSWEETQEMQRRLNILWNVARFPLPYMRADDFDPESVALSGQRVGGGDSEARSASDTSSGQSPREEAAGETTVEDVREDLELADEWVLSRLQSVEAAMTEHMDDFENDKAAGELLDFVVEDVSRFYIQVVRERMWEEEDSDSKLAAYATLYRVLEEVAALFAPFTPFVAEEVYGALTGESGHPTVHMCDWPEADEDLRDPQLEEEIEVVREVEEAGSNARQQAERKLRWPVTRVVVDVDSEAVADAVRAQEGIIGDRLNARAVEVVGPDETWGELHYSAEADMSELGPTFGDDAGRVMQAFNEARIDEPSIDALEGDVAETLGEAVELTDEMVTFRRETPDGVTGTEFTALDGGGVVYVDTTLTEDIESEGYAREVIRRVQEMRKDLELDIEARIAVDLEVSDERVDDLVRAHEDLIREEVRADEFRAVEDGHRKTWKVEDTEMDIAIAPVATAEASE; encoded by the coding sequence ATGGAACGGTTCGCCGCGGTCGACGACCAGTACGACCCCGAGGACGTCGAGAACGACGTTTTCGAGTACTGGGACGACGTCGACGCCTACGAGCAGACGAAAGCCCATCGCGAGGACGGGGAGACGTACTTCTTCGTCGACGGGCCGCCCTACACGTCCGGGGCCGCCCACATGGGGACGACGTGGAACAAGACGCTGAAGGACCTCTACATCCGCTACCTGCGGATGCGGGGCTACGACGTGACCGACCGGCCGGGCTACGACATGCACGGCCTGCCCATCGAGACGAAAGTCGAGGAGCGCCTTGACTTCGAGAACAAGAAGGACATCGAGGCCTTCGGCGAGGAGAACTTCATCGACGAGTGCAAGGCCTTCGCCGAGGAGCAACTCGAGGGGCTCCAGCGCGACTTCCAGGACTTCGGCGTCTGGATGGACTGGGACGACCCCTACAAAACCGTGAATCCGGAGTACATGGAGGCCGCCTGGTGGGGCTTCCAGCGCGCCCACGAGCGCGGCCTGGTCGAGCAGGGGATGCGCTCGATCAACCAGTGTCCCCGGTGTGAGACCGCCATCGCCAACAACGAGGTCGAACGCAGCGAGGTCGGCAAGCCGTCTATCTACGTCAAGTTCCCCTTAGCCGACCGCGAGGGCAACCTCGTCATCTGGACCACGACGCCGTGGACCATCCCGGCAAACACCTTCGTCGCCGTCGACGGCGACGTGACCTACCAGGGCGTCCGCGCCGAGAAGGACGGGGAGAGCGAGGTCATCTACGTCGCCGAACCCCGCGTGGAAGAGGTCCTGAAGACGGGCCGCTACGACGACTACGAGGTCGTCGAAGAGGTCACCGGCGAGGAGATGGTCGGCTGGACCTACGACCACCCGCTGGCCGAGGAGGTCCCGGCCCACGCCAGCGGCGAGGGGGCGCTGCAGGTCTACACCGCCGACTACGTCGACGCCGAGGACCAGACCGGCCTGGTCCACTCCGCACCCGGCCACGGCGAGGAGGACTTCGAGCGCGGCCAGGAACTCGGCCTCGAGGTGTTCTGTCCGGTCGGCAGCGACGGCGTCTACACCGCGGAGGGAGGTGCCTACGAAGGTACGTTCGTCCGGGACGCCAACGACGACGTCATCGCCGACCTCGACGACCACGGCCACCTGCTGGCCAGCGAGTCGGGCTACACCGTCAACGAGGGCCACTGCTGGCGCTGTGACACGGGCATCGTCCGCATCGTCACCGACCAGTGGTTCATCACGATAACCGACATCAAGGACGAGCTGCTGGCGAACATCGAGGACAGCGAGTGGTACCCGCAGTGGGCACGGGACAACCGCTTCCGGGACTTCGTCGAGGACGCCCCCGACTGGAACGTCTCGCGCCAGCGCTACTGGGGCATCCCCATCCCCATCTGGACGCCCGAGGGTAGCGCGGACTCGTCCGCGAACGGAGGCGGCGACGCCGCCGGAGGCTGGAACGGGTCGATGGACGACGTCGTCGTGGTCGGCGACCGCGAGGAACTCGCCGAACGCGTCGACCAGGACATCGACCCCGAGAGCGTCGACCTCCACAAGGGTACGGTCGACGAGTTGACCATCACGGAAGACGGGACGACCTACACCCGCGTCCCCGACGTCTTCGACGTCTGGCTCGACTCCTCCGTGGCGACCTGGGGCACGCTGGACTACCCCCAGGAGACCGAGGCCTTCGAGGAGCTGTGGCCCGCCGACCTCATCATGGAGGCCCACGACCAGACGCGGGGCTGGTTCTGGTCGCAACTCGGCATGAGCACCGCCGCGATGGGCGAGATCCCCTACAAACAGGTGCTGATGCACGGGTACGCCAACATGCCCGACGGCCGCGGGATGTCCAAGTCCAAGGGCATCCTCGTCGACCCCCACGATGTCATCGAGAAGCACGGTCGGGACCCGATGCGCCTGTTCCTGCTCTCGGTCACGGCCCAGGGCGAGGACATGAACTTCTCCTGGGAGGAGACCCAGGAGATGCAACGGCGGCTCAACATCCTCTGGAACGTCGCCCGGTTCCCGCTGCCGTACATGCGTGCCGACGACTTCGACCCCGAAAGCGTTGCCCTCTCAGGGCAACGAGTCGGAGGCGGCGATAGCGAGGCGCGGAGCGCCTCGGACACTTCGAGCGGGCAGAGCCCGCGAGAAGAAGCCGCCGGAGAGACGACCGTCGAGGACGTCCGCGAGGACCTCGAACTCGCCGACGAGTGGGTCCTCTCCCGGCTCCAGAGCGTCGAGGCGGCCATGACCGAGCACATGGACGACTTCGAGAACGACAAGGCGGCCGGCGAACTGCTGGATTTCGTCGTCGAGGACGTCTCCCGCTTCTACATCCAGGTCGTCCGCGAGCGGATGTGGGAAGAAGAGGACAGCGACTCGAAACTGGCGGCCTACGCCACGCTCTACCGCGTCCTCGAGGAGGTCGCCGCCCTCTTTGCCCCGTTCACGCCCTTCGTCGCCGAGGAGGTCTACGGCGCGCTCACCGGGGAGTCGGGTCACCCGACGGTCCACATGTGCGACTGGCCCGAGGCCGACGAAGACCTACGTGACCCGCAGCTGGAAGAGGAGATCGAGGTCGTCCGCGAGGTCGAGGAGGCCGGGTCCAACGCCCGCCAGCAGGCCGAACGCAAACTCCGCTGGCCCGTCACTCGCGTCGTCGTCGACGTCGACAGCGAGGCCGTCGCAGACGCGGTTCGTGCCCAGGAAGGCATCATCGGCGACCGCCTCAACGCCCGCGCGGTCGAGGTCGTCGGCCCCGACGAGACGTGGGGCGAGCTCCACTACTCCGCCGAGGCCGACATGAGCGAACTCGGCCCGACCTTCGGCGACGACGCCGGCCGCGTCATGCAGGCGTTCAACGAGGCCCGCATCGACGAGCCGTCGATCGATGCCCTCGAAGGCGATGTGGCAGAGACGCTCGGCGAGGCCGTCGAGTTGACCGACGAGATGGTGACGTTCCGCCGGGAGACCCCCGACGGCGTCACCGGCACCGAGTTCACCGCGCTGGACGGCGGCGGCGTCGTCTACGTCGACACGACACTGACCGAGGACATCGAGAGCGAGGGGTACGCCCGCGAGGTCATCCGCCGCGTCCAGGAGATGCGGAAAGACCTCGAACTCGATATCGAGGCCCGTATCGCCGTCGACCTCGAAGTTTCGGACGAACGTGTCGACGACCTCGTGCGCGCCCACGAGGACCTCATCAGGGAGGAGGTCCGGGCCGACGAGTTCCGCGCCGTCGAGGACGGCCACCGCAAGACCTGGAAGGTCGAGGACACCGAGATGGACATCGCGATTGCACCTGTGGCTACCGCCGAAGCATCCGAATAG
- a CDS encoding DUF4177 domain-containing protein, translating into MCFHLASGGGTRFFRDADTDDCTPSFEYRVLAVETGMFGSSSVPEARLNELGADGWEVVAPITEKSGQTAALVLKREA; encoded by the coding sequence CTGTGTTTTCATCTCGCGTCCGGCGGCGGCACAAGATTTTTCCGAGACGCCGACACCGACGACTGTACCCCCTCCTTCGAGTACCGCGTCCTCGCCGTCGAGACGGGGATGTTCGGTTCCAGTAGTGTCCCCGAGGCACGGCTGAACGAGCTGGGCGCCGACGGCTGGGAGGTCGTCGCACCGATAACCGAGAAGAGCGGTCAGACGGCCGCGCTCGTGCTCAAGCGAGAGGCGTAG
- the proC gene encoding pyrroline-5-carboxylate reductase produces the protein MVRTCVIGCGNMGSALVRGLDKAGDHSVIAIDLDPDALAAVEDYCEETTDDLSRASEADVVFVAVKPDIVEAVLDGLDLSADQTLVTIAAGVPTDFVEPRTDATVVRIMPNLAAETRDMATAATGDLTDQVREILDDVGEFAEVEEAQMDIATAVNGSGPAFVFYFIKAMTEAAIAGGMDHEEAQLLSAQTFKGAAETVVQDERTADELIDAVCSPNGTTIEGMHVLWDSGADEALKDAVAAAERRSKEMAADFADD, from the coding sequence ATGGTACGTACGTGTGTCATCGGCTGTGGAAATATGGGCAGTGCGCTGGTCAGGGGCCTCGACAAGGCGGGCGACCACTCCGTCATCGCCATCGACCTCGACCCGGACGCGCTGGCCGCCGTCGAAGACTACTGCGAGGAGACGACCGACGACCTCTCGCGGGCGAGCGAGGCCGACGTGGTGTTCGTCGCGGTCAAGCCCGACATCGTCGAAGCGGTGCTCGACGGACTCGACCTCTCGGCGGACCAGACGCTGGTCACCATCGCCGCCGGCGTCCCCACGGACTTCGTCGAGCCGCGGACCGACGCCACCGTGGTCCGGATCATGCCGAACCTGGCGGCCGAGACCCGGGACATGGCGACCGCCGCGACCGGCGACCTCACCGACCAGGTCCGCGAGATACTCGACGACGTCGGCGAGTTCGCCGAGGTCGAGGAGGCACAGATGGACATCGCGACCGCCGTCAACGGGAGCGGCCCGGCCTTCGTCTTCTACTTCATCAAGGCCATGACCGAGGCGGCCATCGCGGGCGGCATGGACCACGAGGAGGCCCAGTTGCTGTCGGCCCAGACGTTCAAGGGTGCCGCCGAGACCGTCGTGCAGGACGAGCGCACCGCCGACGAACTCATCGACGCGGTCTGCTCGCCGAACGGGACGACGATCGAGGGCATGCACGTGCTCTGGGACAGCGGCGCCGACGAGGCCCTGAAAGACGCCGTCGCAGCCGCCGAACGGCGCTCGAAAGAGATGGCGGCCGACTTCGCAGATGACTGA
- the proB gene encoding glutamate 5-kinase: protein MTDAVDAQTISNARRLAADAERVIVKAGTNSLTDEDSNLDDAKLDKLVDDIEDLLSRGKEVLLVSSGAVGAGIGRVDHESGTLEESQALSTVGQSHLMHRYTESFARYDRKVAQILITEHDLDNPERFTNFRNTVETLLEWGIVPIINENDAVATEELRIGDNDMISASIAIGVEVDLLITLTDVGGVYTDNPKENPDAERIEVVSDNYDRIEEIVSASGTGEFGGIQTKVSGARDVSEHGIPAIIAESTEPDVLRKVADAESVGTIFVPVNGETDD from the coding sequence ATGACTGACGCCGTCGACGCCCAGACCATCTCGAACGCGCGCCGACTGGCCGCCGACGCCGAGCGCGTCATCGTCAAGGCCGGGACGAACTCGCTGACCGACGAGGACTCGAATCTCGACGACGCGAAACTCGACAAGCTCGTCGACGACATCGAGGACCTGCTCTCGCGGGGCAAGGAGGTGCTGCTGGTCTCCTCGGGGGCCGTCGGGGCCGGCATCGGCCGGGTCGACCACGAAAGCGGGACCTTAGAGGAGTCACAGGCGCTCTCGACGGTCGGTCAGAGCCACCTGATGCACCGCTACACCGAGAGCTTCGCTCGCTACGACCGCAAGGTCGCCCAGATACTCATCACGGAACACGACCTCGACAACCCCGAGCGGTTCACCAACTTCCGCAACACCGTCGAGACGCTCCTGGAGTGGGGTATCGTCCCCATCATCAACGAGAACGACGCCGTCGCCACCGAGGAGCTCCGGATCGGCGACAACGACATGATCTCGGCCTCCATCGCCATCGGCGTCGAGGTCGACCTCCTCATCACCCTGACCGACGTCGGCGGCGTCTACACGGACAACCCCAAGGAGAACCCCGACGCCGAGCGTATCGAGGTCGTGAGCGACAACTACGACCGGATCGAGGAGATCGTCTCGGCCAGTGGGACCGGCGAGTTCGGCGGCATCCAGACCAAGGTCAGCGGTGCGCGGGACGTCAGCGAACACGGCATCCCCGCCATCATCGCCGAGTCGACCGAACCCGACGTGCTCCGGAAAGTCGCCGACGCCGAATCGGTGGGCACAATATTCGTCCCGGTAAACGGTGAGACAGATGACTGA
- a CDS encoding glutamate-5-semialdehyde dehydrogenase has translation MTETTEQQVEAAQSAALRLANVDADERDAALAAIADALRENSEAILAANGDDVEAAEELLAEGEYTQALVDRLKLDAGKLESIAEMVESVAEQDDPLGKTLAARELDEDLELYKVAVPIGVVGTIFESRPDALVQIAALALKSGNAVILKGGSEASESNRVLYETIMEATGDLPDGWATLIEAHEEVDRLLEMDDEVDLVMPRGSSEFVSYIQDNTQIPVLGHTEGVCHVYIDDEADLEMAADVAFDAKVQYPAVCNAVETLLVNEGVAETFLPDVVERYRDAGVTLRGDAATRDVVDVDPATDDDWATEYGDLELSIKVIGDVYEAIDHANTFGSKHTESIITENPDHAEAFMTGIDAASVFHNASTRFADGYRYGLGAEVGISTGKIHARGPVGLEGLTTYKYYLEGDGQLVASYAGEDALPFTHREFDGEWTPGHLADE, from the coding sequence ATGACTGAGACGACCGAACAGCAGGTCGAGGCCGCACAGTCCGCAGCCCTACGGCTCGCCAACGTCGACGCCGACGAGCGCGACGCGGCGCTCGCGGCCATCGCCGACGCCCTCCGCGAGAACAGCGAGGCCATCCTCGCGGCCAACGGGGACGACGTCGAGGCCGCCGAGGAACTGCTCGCGGAGGGCGAGTACACCCAGGCGCTGGTCGACCGCCTCAAGCTCGACGCGGGCAAGCTCGAGTCCATCGCCGAGATGGTCGAGTCCGTCGCCGAGCAGGACGACCCGCTCGGCAAGACGCTCGCGGCGCGCGAACTCGATGAGGACCTCGAGCTGTACAAGGTCGCGGTCCCCATCGGCGTCGTCGGGACAATCTTCGAGTCCCGCCCCGACGCACTGGTCCAGATCGCCGCGCTCGCCCTGAAGTCGGGCAACGCCGTCATCCTCAAGGGCGGCAGCGAGGCCAGCGAGTCCAACCGCGTGCTCTACGAGACGATCATGGAGGCCACCGGGGACCTCCCGGACGGGTGGGCGACGCTCATCGAAGCCCACGAGGAGGTCGACCGCCTGCTCGAGATGGACGACGAGGTCGACCTGGTGATGCCCCGTGGCTCCTCGGAGTTCGTCTCCTACATCCAGGACAACACCCAGATTCCGGTGCTGGGCCACACCGAGGGCGTCTGTCACGTCTATATCGACGACGAGGCCGACCTCGAGATGGCCGCGGACGTCGCCTTCGACGCGAAGGTCCAGTACCCCGCGGTCTGTAACGCCGTCGAGACCCTGCTCGTGAACGAGGGCGTCGCCGAGACGTTCCTGCCGGACGTAGTCGAGCGCTATCGCGACGCCGGCGTCACCCTTCGCGGCGACGCGGCCACCCGCGACGTGGTCGACGTCGACCCCGCGACCGACGACGACTGGGCGACCGAGTACGGCGACCTCGAACTCTCGATCAAGGTCATCGGGGACGTCTACGAGGCGATCGACCACGCCAACACCTTCGGGTCGAAACACACCGAGTCTATCATTACAGAGAACCCCGACCACGCCGAGGCGTTCATGACCGGCATCGACGCCGCCAGCGTCTTCCACAACGCCTCGACGCGCTTCGCCGACGGCTACCGCTACGGCCTCGGTGCCGAGGTCGGCATCTCGACGGGCAAGATCCACGCCCGCGGCCCCGTCGGCCTGGAGGGGCTGACGACCTACAAGTACTACCTCGAGGGCGACGGCCAGCTCGTCGCCTCCTACGCCGGCGAGGACGCACTGCCCTTTACCCACCGCGAGTTCGACGGCGAGTGGACGCCGGGTCATCTGGCCGACGAGTGA
- a CDS encoding uracil-DNA glycosylase, translating into MEFPDASRRNALANDCRRCAELSESRTCISWGNGPLDADVVVVGEAPAEGDPDADEWRGGNLTGLAYTSRRSGRKIRRVLDDAGFGPDRTYYTNAVKCHPPGNRDPTDEELANCRPYLVEEVETVEPRAVLPTGKHATRTVLALDGESLKGFLDSVLTAHRSETLGVPVVPLLHPSYQEVWLSRLGYSYERYVDELSAVVKEIA; encoded by the coding sequence ATGGAGTTCCCCGACGCGAGCCGTCGCAACGCGCTCGCCAACGACTGTCGGCGCTGTGCCGAACTTTCCGAGAGCCGGACCTGCATCTCCTGGGGGAACGGCCCGCTCGACGCCGACGTGGTCGTCGTCGGCGAAGCACCCGCCGAGGGCGACCCCGATGCCGACGAGTGGCGCGGCGGCAACCTGACCGGGCTGGCCTACACCTCCCGTCGGTCGGGCCGGAAGATACGGCGCGTGCTCGACGACGCCGGGTTCGGCCCCGACCGGACGTACTACACGAACGCCGTGAAGTGCCATCCGCCGGGGAACCGCGACCCGACGGACGAGGAACTGGCGAACTGTCGGCCGTATCTCGTCGAGGAAGTCGAGACCGTCGAGCCGCGGGCGGTACTTCCGACCGGGAAACACGCCACCCGGACGGTTCTCGCGCTCGACGGCGAGTCGCTGAAGGGCTTCCTCGACAGCGTTTTGACTGCACACCGGAGCGAGACGCTCGGCGTACCCGTGGTACCGCTGTTGCACCCGAGCTACCAGGAGGTCTGGTTGTCCAGGCTCGGGTATTCCTACGAAAGATACGTCGATGAACTTTCGGCAGTTGTGAAAGAAATCGCTTGA
- a CDS encoding HIT family protein gives MSADCIFCQIVDGDIPSRTVYEDDDVLAFLDANPLSPGHTLVIPKAHHERLNDLPADVGSAVFRTLHELTPAVEDAVDAPASTVAFNNGEEAGQEVPHVHGHIVPRFEADGGRPIHALVNDRPDLSDAELDEIADAIAGH, from the coding sequence ATGAGCGCTGACTGCATCTTCTGTCAGATCGTCGACGGCGACATCCCGAGCCGGACCGTCTACGAGGACGACGACGTGCTGGCGTTCCTCGACGCCAACCCGCTCTCGCCGGGCCACACGCTCGTCATCCCGAAGGCCCACCACGAGCGGCTAAACGACCTGCCCGCGGACGTCGGGAGCGCGGTGTTTCGCACGCTCCACGAACTGACACCCGCCGTCGAGGACGCCGTCGACGCGCCCGCGAGCACCGTCGCGTTCAACAACGGCGAGGAAGCGGGCCAGGAGGTCCCCCACGTCCACGGCCACATCGTCCCGCGGTTCGAAGCCGACGGTGGGCGCCCCATCCACGCGCTGGTCAACGACCGGCCGGACCTGAGCGACGCGGAACTGGACGAGATCGCCGACGCCATCGCAGGCCACTAA
- a CDS encoding ParA family protein has protein sequence MGVSTLALVGATGGAGTTTVAVELAATLSRAGRSVAVVDAAFATQGLSTYVSGRIDGDVTAVATGEVSTEEAVYDLEFETSGEALAVPAHASFERLARAKAPEHAQRFESLVTDLTDRVDHVLVDVPPVAANQAVAAVTAAARRALVVPATRRGADLFPRQQGRLRDLGAPADTVVATRTDADGAVDVADADHDLPVATGDPLQPSSLDPETDLAPAAADLAEETLAVSLGLEFPDGGWL, from the coding sequence ATGGGGGTATCCACACTCGCACTCGTTGGTGCGACGGGCGGTGCGGGCACCACGACGGTCGCGGTCGAACTGGCGGCGACGCTCTCCCGGGCGGGCCGGTCGGTCGCCGTCGTCGACGCCGCGTTCGCCACGCAGGGGCTCTCGACGTACGTCTCGGGGCGCATCGACGGCGACGTGACGGCGGTCGCGACCGGGGAGGTGTCGACCGAGGAGGCGGTGTACGACCTGGAGTTCGAGACGTCGGGGGAGGCGCTGGCCGTGCCGGCACACGCGTCCTTCGAGCGCCTGGCCCGCGCGAAGGCACCGGAGCACGCACAGCGGTTCGAGTCGCTGGTCACGGACCTCACTGACCGGGTCGACCACGTCCTGGTGGACGTCCCGCCAGTGGCGGCCAACCAGGCCGTCGCCGCCGTCACGGCGGCGGCGCGGCGGGCGCTGGTCGTCCCGGCGACGCGTCGGGGCGCGGACCTGTTCCCGCGACAGCAGGGCCGCCTGCGGGACCTGGGCGCCCCGGCCGACACCGTCGTGGCGACGCGGACCGACGCCGACGGCGCGGTCGACGTCGCGGACGCCGACCACGACCTGCCGGTCGCAACGGGTGACCCGCTCCAACCGTCGTCGCTGGACCCGGAGACCGACCTCGCGCCGGCGGCGGCCGACCTGGCCGAGGAGACGCTGGCGGTCTCGCTCGGTCTCGAGTTCCCCGACGGCGGGTGGCTCTAG
- a CDS encoding universal stress protein: MTDFLVATSSVHVTAAAADYLTARADPATDDVVVVGVRDPDAPQRDAGDAVNVARSRLASLAPTTEINDGDPVPEIRAAIETHDPDEVLIGAHRGTAGSEGVGSTARALLGEVDRPVVVVPLPSL; encoded by the coding sequence ATGACCGACTTCCTCGTCGCCACGTCGTCGGTCCACGTGACCGCGGCGGCGGCCGACTACCTGACAGCCCGTGCCGACCCGGCGACGGACGACGTCGTCGTCGTGGGCGTCCGTGACCCCGACGCCCCCCAGCGCGACGCCGGCGACGCCGTCAACGTCGCCCGCTCGCGGCTCGCGTCGCTGGCGCCGACGACCGAGATAAACGACGGCGACCCCGTGCCCGAGATACGGGCGGCTATCGAGACCCACGACCCCGACGAGGTGCTGATCGGTGCCCACCGCGGGACCGCCGGCAGCGAGGGCGTCGGGTCGACGGCGCGGGCGCTGCTCGGCGAGGTGGACCGGCCGGTCGTGGTCGTGCCGCTGCCGTCCCTCTAG
- a CDS encoding ribonuclease H-like domain-containing protein: MRVENSFIGVDGVGEKTERSIWEQGVTHWDEFEPGVVGGKRGERIQSFIGEGRDRLASTDVGFFDSAFPSGERWRLYQTFPERTCFFDIETTGLDQHRNRVTTVSLHQDGDTRTLVAGDDLTAGNLRAAFADADLLVTFNGKRFDVPFLEANFDVDLQRPHLDLMYTCKQLGLSGGLKQVEQDVGIERDRPDISGRDAVRLWHEHERGADGALETLISYNREDTVNLRTLADEVTQQLDEERFVR; encoded by the coding sequence GTGCGCGTCGAGAACAGCTTCATCGGAGTGGACGGCGTCGGCGAGAAGACCGAGCGGTCCATCTGGGAGCAGGGGGTCACCCACTGGGACGAGTTCGAACCGGGCGTCGTCGGCGGCAAGCGCGGCGAGCGAATCCAGTCGTTCATCGGCGAAGGGCGGGACCGTCTCGCGTCGACGGACGTCGGCTTCTTCGACAGCGCCTTCCCCAGCGGGGAGCGCTGGCGCCTCTACCAGACGTTCCCGGAGCGAACCTGCTTTTTCGACATCGAGACCACCGGCCTGGACCAGCACCGCAACCGGGTGACGACGGTGAGCCTCCACCAGGACGGCGACACCCGGACGCTCGTGGCCGGCGACGACCTCACAGCGGGGAACCTCCGGGCAGCCTTCGCCGACGCCGACCTGCTGGTGACGTTCAACGGCAAGCGCTTCGACGTCCCCTTCCTCGAGGCGAACTTCGACGTCGACCTCCAGCGGCCCCACCTGGACCTGATGTACACCTGCAAGCAGCTGGGGCTCTCGGGCGGCCTGAAACAGGTCGAACAGGACGTCGGCATCGAGCGCGACCGGCCGGACATCTCCGGGCGGGACGCCGTGCGCCTCTGGCACGAACACGAGCGGGGCGCCGACGGCGCGCTCGAGACGCTCATCTCGTACAACCGCGAGGACACCGTGAACCTCCGGACCCTCGCCGACGAGGTGACCCAGCAGCTCGACGAGGAGCGGTTCGTCCGCTGA
- a CDS encoding rhomboid family intramembrane serine protease — MGRRLTDSPTAVTLSVLVAVFACQQVLGLFVPQRALLALSLPLLVRPWTLVTSVYAHTGLSHLLANALMLALVGLLVERQTTRGRYHLFFLGTGMLAGVTQVTAAAVLGPLVPGLAANVSVLGASGAIFALFGYVLASNRVTDMVVAGLELAPRTQLALAGVLAVAITLGTATPGVALVAHFTGLLLGVLSGRRHLLRPA, encoded by the coding sequence ATGGGTCGCCGCCTGACCGACAGCCCCACCGCGGTCACGCTGTCGGTACTCGTCGCCGTCTTCGCCTGCCAGCAGGTGCTGGGCCTGTTTGTCCCGCAGCGGGCGCTGCTCGCCCTCTCGCTGCCACTGCTGGTCCGGCCCTGGACGCTCGTGACGAGCGTCTACGCCCACACCGGCCTCTCGCACCTGCTGGCCAACGCCCTGATGCTCGCGCTGGTCGGCCTGCTGGTCGAGCGCCAGACCACACGCGGCCGGTACCACCTCTTTTTCCTCGGGACGGGGATGCTCGCGGGCGTCACACAGGTCACGGCCGCCGCCGTCCTCGGGCCGCTGGTGCCCGGCCTGGCGGCGAACGTCAGCGTCCTCGGTGCCAGCGGCGCCATCTTCGCGCTCTTTGGCTACGTGCTCGCGTCGAACCGGGTCACCGACATGGTCGTCGCCGGACTGGAACTCGCCCCGCGCACCCAGCTGGCACTGGCCGGCGTGCTGGCGGTGGCGATAACCCTCGGGACGGCGACGCCCGGCGTCGCCCTCGTCGCGCACTTCACCGGCCTGTTGCTGGGTGTGCTGTCCGGCCGGCGCCACCTGCTCCGGCCTGCATGA
- a CDS encoding GIY-YIG nuclease family protein, with amino-acid sequence MAGGTYTLVLERSRESTIEVGALGDHRFPAGWYAYTGSALGTGGFGRVDRHRAVAAGENDTRHWHIDYLLGEAATRLETAVTTPADVECAVAERVDDGLETPVAYDDFGCSDCGCRSHLAFHPDRKALLAAVRRAHDAVA; translated from the coding sequence ATGGCCGGGGGCACCTACACCCTCGTGCTCGAACGGTCGCGTGAATCGACCATCGAGGTGGGCGCACTCGGCGACCACCGGTTCCCCGCCGGCTGGTACGCCTACACCGGGAGCGCGCTCGGCACCGGCGGCTTCGGCCGCGTCGACCGCCACCGTGCGGTGGCCGCCGGCGAGAACGACACCCGCCACTGGCATATCGACTACCTGTTGGGCGAGGCCGCGACGCGCCTCGAGACGGCGGTGACGACGCCGGCCGACGTCGAGTGTGCGGTGGCCGAGCGCGTCGACGACGGTCTCGAGACGCCGGTGGCGTACGACGACTTTGGCTGTTCGGACTGTGGCTGTCGCTCGCACCTGGCCTTCCACCCGGACCGGAAGGCGTTGCTGGCGGCCGTGCGGCGGGCCCACGACGCGGTGGCGTAG